AACAAAAAAATGTGGACTCTCCGGTCAGTTTTAGATTGATATATATTTTTGTGTTTTTAGGTTTGATTTTTTTTTCAGCACCTGTTGCATCCGCTTCTGCCACATCAGATGAATATGGATGGAATTTTACTGTTATTGATACAGATGGAAATGCAGGCGGCTACTGTTCTGTTGCTTTTAGTCCGGTGACACATAATCCTGTAATAAGCTATACTGAAATTGTATCAAAAGATCTCAGGGTTGCCTGGTATGATGGCAGTCAGTGGAATATAAACAGAGATATTGCAAAAAATGCTTCATATAATGATATTTCTTTTAATTCAACAGGATATCCTGCAATAGTCTTTTATTCAGACACTCCTGAAATAACTCTGAGATTGACAGGAGCTAAAAATTTTGAATGGGAATCCTCTCAAAACTGGGATGAGAGTATAATCAATCCTAAAGTCGGGACAACAAAGCCTTCTATTGTCTATAATAATTCGGATATACCCTTTGTATCTTATTTTAATAGTGCTAATAAAATTTCGTATGCTTACAGTATAAATGAAATATGGCAGAATTTTGAAATTTCATCCAGCTCAGGAGGCTCTAAATATTCATCTATTGCTTTGAATCCTCTGACGGGATATCCTGCGATTGTTTATTTATATCCTCAATCAGATCAGAAAATTTATTATCGCGAATATGATGGTGAAAATTGGAAATCTGATAAAATAAGCTACAACTCATCCAATATCGGATTTGGCTGTTCTCTTGCTTTTAATTCAGACGGATATCCGGGAGTGAGTTATGTTAAAAATACAGGGGATCTTTATTACGCATGGCACAACGGGATTTCCTGGAATTATATTCTGGTCGATGATGTGGGCTCAGATAGTAAAGAGCGCCCTTATCCTTATACAAGTCTGGATTACAACAATTCTGACTGTCCCGGAATAAGTTATTATGACAGACGCGATGGCACTAATGGTGATCTAAAGTTTGCAACCTGTAATTTTGAAAAAGTGGGTGACCCCTCGGCCTGGGAGATAGAAAACGTATTTTTTGAGGCAGATTCAGGTTTATACAACGATTTTGGATTTGACCCTGAAACAGATCTTCCGTACATTGCCTTTTACAGGGAAGACGGCGAAAATTTAAATTACGGATCACTTTACTTTGCAATGAAGGGCAAAACGCCTGAGCCTGATTTTAATGCAATTGTATATCCGGTATCGTCAAATATGACTGTTTCTTTTTCTGATATGACTTATTCGCAGACTTTTGCAGAGAATTATCTCTGGAATTTTGGAGATAATTCTTCATATTCCGGAAAAAATCCTCCTGCACACAAATATCCATGTGCCGGAATCTATACTGTGTCGCTTAATGTCTCAAACCGGTTTGGAGAATCATATTGCGAAAAAGAGATAACAGTTCCGACATTCTCGAACATTTCTGTAAATAAAACTTCAGGAACTGCGCCTTTGCATGTAATGTTTTCAGATAAGAGTATAGGCGTTCCTGACACCTGGAATCTCTCATTTGGAGATGGAAGCTTTTATAATACATCTGATATTTTTTCAGACGATGGTATGGGAATTACACATGTCTATGAAAATCCCGGTAATTATACGGTAAGTCTTTCAACAGAAAAAAATGGTATTTTCAATGAGACTGTTTATGAAAAATTCATTGTAGCAGAGGCTTACGTGAATGAAACCGGAGGGAATGGAAATGAAGATGATGGGGATGGAGAAGATGAAACCGGAGGGAATGGAAATGAAGATGATTCATCCGAAAATAGTAATAACAATTTCAAAAGCTCAGGAAGTTACTATGGAAATGCTCCAAATAAGCTGTATAATGTAAGATGCTCGCCTTATCTTTCATCTGCCTGTAGCAGTAATCTCAAAAAAGGTGACATATTTTCATTTTATATTAATACCGGTTTCATGCGAAAATTTTCAGCCGCTTTTGGCGAGGATGTCTCAAATGTTATGTTTGAAGTTTCAAAAGTTGATTTTGCAAGGGATCTGTTCAAAGAGCCTTTGGGACCTGTTTATGGATATGGAGCAGTTCATATGTCAGGTGCGCCGGAATCATCGGTTGTTGCATTATCTGCTTCATTTGAAGTAAGCAAAAACTGGCTCTCTGATGTCAGTATGACAGAGAATGATGTTACCTTTCTTATGTATGTTTTGGAAAACAAAACCTGGGTGGAATTGCCTGTCGAATTTGAGGGTTGCGATGATGAATTCTGCTCTTATACAGTAAGAATACCAAAAATTTCATATTATGCTGTAAGCGCCCGCAAAAATACAAAGCATATGCCAAAAAATACTATGGATTTAAAGGATGTTTTGATTTAATTTGCTAATGATTTAAACAAAAATTCCTTATTGTATAAAAAATTTATTTTTTTATAACCTCAATGTATTAATTACGTTACCCAAAAAGATATTATCTTATATTCTTCCCTCTCAAAAGTTATTGTTTAATTAAAGAAGGGGAAAATGATGAAAAAAATAACTGGTCTTTTTCTGGTATTAATGCTGACAGCCGGATTTATGCTAATAGCCGGCTGTACTGAAACGCCTTCCCAGCCGGGAACGGAGAAAAAAGCTGAAATAAATTTTGGTTATCAGCCAAGTACACATCAGCTTGCATACATGACTGCAATGAAGAAAGGATGGTGGACAGAAAACCTCGCACCATATGGAATCACTGTTGATGCATCAAAGAATGAGTATTTGTTCCCCACAGGAGCACCTGAAATGCAGGCAATGCTTGGAGGAGAAATTGATGTCGCATATGTTGGTGCGGCGCCTGTATTATCCGCGATTGCAACCGGTCTTGACGCAAAAATTGTTGCGGCTGTCCAGACTCAGGGTTCAGCACTTGTTGTAAAGCCTGATATTGAATACACCGGCCCTGATTCACTTAAAGGGCATACTATTGCCACATTCCCGTCAGGAACAATTCAGGACACTGTTTTAAGAGACTGGCTTTTGTCAAACGGTATTGACCCTGAATCTGATGTGGATATAAGGCCGATGGGGCCTGGCGATGCAGTCACAGCAATCACTGCCGGACAGATTGATGCAGTATTTTTACCTGCACCTTCGCCCACAATCATAAAAGAGGACGGTTATGGGAAAATTGTTCTTAATTCAGGAGAAATGAGTCCAAATCATCCCTGCTGTGTCCTTGTAGTCAGCGGAAAACTTATCCGTGAAAATCCAGATGCAGTAACAGAAATTGTAAGAACACAGATAAAGGCTTCTGAATATAACCTTGAGCATACTGATGAAGCAGCACAGATATATTCGGATTACACCAAGAATACAAAAGAAGTTGCGGCAAAGTCCTTTGAAAACTGGGACGGAGAATGGGTTTCAGATCCAAATCTCATTGTAGATGGCGTTCTTTCATATGTAAAATCGCAAAACGAACTTGGATATATCGAGAAAAATCTCACTGCCGATGATATCTTCGATTTATCATTCTACGAAAAAGCAACTGCAACTGCTTAAAAAAAGCTCGAAAAATTAAAAACCAAAACTTCTTTTTTTTATAAAAATATGAATTAGAACAAATATATGAATCAAACAAAAAAATATGAATTAGAACAAATACATGAATCAAACAAAAAAATTGAATTAGAACAAATATATGAATCAAACAAAAAATTGAATTAAAACAAATATATGAATTAAACCAAAGTTTATTCTGATTAAATATCTGGAAAAACCAAAAGAATTTTGGGTATTAAATGTGGCAAAAAAAATCTTTAAAAAAGTGGGAGATTATTTTTTCAATTGCCATAATTATATCATAAATTGAGTTTACTTTTCATAAGGACAGAAAATATGGCTTCTAAAAAAAAGGACTATACAAAAAAAATATTATTTCCTGCCGCAACTCTGATAGGTTTTCTTTTAATATGGCAGCTTATAGCTGAATATTATGTTGGAAATCCCTTTCTTTTACCAAGTTTTACTGATATAGTTTCGGCATTCTGGAATATGGCATTTGGTCCTAAGGGCACTCTTCTAAAGGACCTTGAGTACAGTCTTTTGCATTTTGCAATAGGGATGTGTGCCGCAATAGCTGTCGGAATTCCGGTTGGAATTGCTATGGGCTGGTTTAAAGAGGCTGATATGGCATTAAATCCTTTAATTGAGCTTTTCAGACCAATACCTCCACTTGCATGGATTCCATTTGCAATCATCTGGTTTGGACTCACCAATGCCGCCGCCGGATTTATAATTTTTATCGGAGCGGTATTTCCGATTCTTGTAAATACATATACCGGATTTAAGGGAGTTCCAAAGGTTTTTATTGAAGCCGGAATGGTGCTTGGATGTACAAGCAGTTTGAGTCTTATAAGGAGGGTTGCCTTTCCTTCAGCTATTCCTTCGATAACTTCCGGAATCAGAATTTCAATGGGTGTTGGCTGGATGTGTCTTGTTGGTGCAGAAATATTTGGCGCAGGCAGTGGTAAATACGGTCTTGGGAAAAACCTGTGGACTTATTATAATCTTCACCAGATGCCAAACGTTGTTGTTTACATGGTGATTCTTGGACTAATAGGACTCCTGATAGATCTCGTGTTTAGACGTTATGTGAACAGACAGATGCTGAAATGGCAGGATGAGGAGCTTTAAATGTCACTTTTATCAATAGAAAATCTCAAAAAAGTCTTCTCGGAGGGAGAGGAAGATGAAGTTGTTGCACTTGACAATATAAACCTTGCAATTGAGGATGAAGAGTTTATCTGCCTTGTAGGGCCGTCCGGGTGCGGAAAGACAACACTTTTAAGAATTATTGCAGGTCTTGACACTCCGACATCAGGTCAGGCGCTTTTGGTGGATAAAGCAATTGAAGGGCCTGATCCTGAACGTGGAATGGTCTTTCAGGAGTACTCTCTTTTTCCATGGCTCAGTGTCATTGACAATATCGCATTCGGACTTGAGATGAAGGGGGTTTCAAAACCAGAGAGGATGCAGACGGCAGGAAAATATCTTGAGCTTGTAGGTCTGTCACAGTTTTCAAACTCATATCCACATGAACTGTCCGGAGGAATGCGCCAGCGTGTTGCTATTGCACGTGCACTGGCAAATGATCCCAAACTTTTACTAATGGACGAACCTTTTGGAGCACTAGATGCGCAGACAAGAAATATGATGCAAAGAGAGCTTCTTGAAATCTGGCACAGAGCTAAAAAAACAATCATCTTTATCACTCACAGTGTTGATGAGGCTGTATTTTTGGCTGACAGAATTATTGTCATGTCTCCGCGCCCCGGGAAAATAAGAGATGTTGTTGAGATTAATATTCCAAGGTGCAGGGAGAGAACTTCTCCTGAGTTTGCAGATCTTCGAAAATATGTTCTTTCCCTGATGGGAGAGGGAACTAAATAAAAAAATAAGGAAAAATACTTAATTTTTTACATGAAAGTTATTTCGGAAACTTACATGAAACCGGTGCATGAAATATAATTTCATGGACGTTTTTTTAAAAAAAAGTTCATCAAAAAAATATTTCATGCATTTTTTTTGTAAATCACAACCGGTTTTCATGAAAAATATAGTTAGGTTTATTAGGATTTATCCCCATTTTTTATAGCACATTAGATAGCGAGGAGTTTATAAAAAATGGTTCGAAAACCCGCAAAAATGTATAGGGCGCTTGCGAAGAAGGCTTACACCAGACGCGAATATATGGGTGGTGTGCCCGGCTCCAAGATTGTCCAGTTTGATATGGGAAATACAAAACAGGTTTTTCCTGTTGAAATAACAATTCAGGCCGATGAGGCATGTCAGATTCAGCACAAGGCTCTTGAAGCGGCACGTATGTCTGTAAACAGGAAACTTCAAAAGGAGATTGGAAGAATGAACTATCACTTCAAGCTCCGCACATTCCCTCACCAGGTTCTGCGCGAGAACAAGCAGGCTACCGGTGCAGGTGCAGACCGTGTTTCAGAAGGTATGAGGATGGCTTTTGGAAAGGCAGTAGGAACTGCGGCACGTGTTGAAGAGCGCCAGAAGATTTTCACAGTATATACTACTGGAGAATATGCTGAAAAGGCAAAGAAAGCCTTGAAAACTGCAGGATACAAACTCCCTACGCCAACACGTATTACAGTAACTGTAAAAAACGTTCAGGCATGAAAATATCCCAAATCAAATTTTTAACTGAATAATTTATTATTCAATATTTGTAAAGGCGGTTTTTCAGCCTGATTTTTTTTTTTGGGCTGTTTCTTTTCTTAAATTTACATGAAAGTTACTTCGTAACTTACATGAAACCGGTGCATGATATATAATTTCATGGACGTTTTTATGGGAAATGCTTTCTGCAGTTTAATTCAGTATGGAAATTTGATTATTTAATTTTTTATTTTAATTCTAATTTCGATTTTTAATTTTAATTTTTAATTTTCATTTTTTTTTCTTTCTGATGTTTTTTGATATTGTTTTATGTTTTTTGATATTTTTTGGTTTTTTTCTGCAGTTGTTTTTAGTTTTTCTCTGATTCAGGCGCATGTTTAAGAAATATTGTGTAAATAAATAAATAACTCAAAAATTCGCCGGTATGATGATAAAATGCTAAAATTAAGGATTTCAAAAGCCACAGAAAAAGCAGTCCGTGAAGCTGAAATACATCTTCCTGATGATTTTAAGCTTGCACTTGAAAAAACGATAAAAAAAGAGACAAATCCGGTTGCAAAGGCAGAATATGAAAATATACTGGAGAATTTAAAACAGGCTGAGAGTCTTTGCGCTCCAATCTGTCAGGACACCGGTCTTCACATATTTTTTGTAAATCTCCCGCCGGAAATTCCTCTGTCTTTTGACATTTATGAAGGAATCTATGAAGGTGTCAGGCAGGCAACAGAAAAAATACCTCTTCGTCCAAACGCTGTTGACCCGATAACAAGAAAAAACTCCGGTGATAATACAGGAACGGGCACACCTGCGATTCACATAATTCCAGGAGAGGCGGGAAGTGCATTTACAATAACAGCCATTCCTAAGGGCGGCGGAAGTGAGAATATGTCTCGGCTTTGTATGCTTCTTCCGTCTGAAGTCTCAAAAATAAAAAGTTTTGTTGTCGAAACAATGCTTATTGCCGGAGGAAGACCATGTCCTCCGGTAGTTTTGGGGGTTGGTATCGGAAGCACATTTGATGGTGTTGCGGCGCTTGCAAAAGAAGCCCTGCTTGAGCCTGTTGACGTGATGGATGAATTTGAGCAGGAAATATGCGACAGTGTAAATGAACTTGGCATAGGGCCTATGGGCCTTGGCGGCGACACAACCTGTATTGCAGTTAAGGTAAAACGCGGCCACTGCCACACGGCATCACTTCCTGTTGCAGTAAATGTCCAGTGCTGGGTTAACAGACGTGCTACTGTTGAGGTTGACATGGAGGGATTATTTTGATTAAAACTCCGGTTTGTCTTAAAACACCTCTTGGAGATGAAGTGCTTGAGCTTTGTGCAGGTGACAGGGTATATCTTTCAGGAACAATTTATACTGCCCGTGATGAAGCGCATCTTGAGATGCAAAAATCAGGTATTCCTTTCAATCCCAAAGGTGCTGTCATATATCACTGCGGGCCGGTTATAAAAGATGGAAAGGTGGTTGCCGCAGGTCCGACAACGTCTGCAAGGCTCAGCAACCTATGTGGTTTTTTAATCGATGCCGGTGTAAAAGCCTTTATTGGAAAAGGCGGTATGGGTGAAAATGTAACTGAAATGCTCCATAAAAATGGGGTATATCTTGCCTATACCGGCGGATGTGCGGCGCTTGCGGCATCGAGGATGAGTTTAAAAGGCGTTTTTTATGAAGAACTTGGAATGGCAGAAGCAGTCTGGGAGATAGAAGTAAACCAACTTCCCTTAACTGTTGCAATCGACTCAAAAGGAAATGATCTCTACAGGGAAGTTTCTGACAGGGCTTTTGAAATGTTTAAAAAACAGCAGTTCTGAG
The genomic region above belongs to Methanomicrobium antiquum and contains:
- a CDS encoding ABC transporter ATP-binding protein; protein product: MSLLSIENLKKVFSEGEEDEVVALDNINLAIEDEEFICLVGPSGCGKTTLLRIIAGLDTPTSGQALLVDKAIEGPDPERGMVFQEYSLFPWLSVIDNIAFGLEMKGVSKPERMQTAGKYLELVGLSQFSNSYPHELSGGMRQRVAIARALANDPKLLLMDEPFGALDAQTRNMMQRELLEIWHRAKKTIIFITHSVDEAVFLADRIIVMSPRPGKIRDVVEINIPRCRERTSPEFADLRKYVLSLMGEGTK
- a CDS encoding 50S ribosomal protein L16, whose product is MVRKPAKMYRALAKKAYTRREYMGGVPGSKIVQFDMGNTKQVFPVEITIQADEACQIQHKALEAARMSVNRKLQKEIGRMNYHFKLRTFPHQVLRENKQATGAGADRVSEGMRMAFGKAVGTAARVEERQKIFTVYTTGEYAEKAKKALKTAGYKLPTPTRITVTVKNVQA
- a CDS encoding ABC transporter permease, coding for MASKKKDYTKKILFPAATLIGFLLIWQLIAEYYVGNPFLLPSFTDIVSAFWNMAFGPKGTLLKDLEYSLLHFAIGMCAAIAVGIPVGIAMGWFKEADMALNPLIELFRPIPPLAWIPFAIIWFGLTNAAAGFIIFIGAVFPILVNTYTGFKGVPKVFIEAGMVLGCTSSLSLIRRVAFPSAIPSITSGIRISMGVGWMCLVGAEIFGAGSGKYGLGKNLWTYYNLHQMPNVVVYMVILGLIGLLIDLVFRRYVNRQMLKWQDEEL
- a CDS encoding fumarate hydratase is translated as MLKLRISKATEKAVREAEIHLPDDFKLALEKTIKKETNPVAKAEYENILENLKQAESLCAPICQDTGLHIFFVNLPPEIPLSFDIYEGIYEGVRQATEKIPLRPNAVDPITRKNSGDNTGTGTPAIHIIPGEAGSAFTITAIPKGGGSENMSRLCMLLPSEVSKIKSFVVETMLIAGGRPCPPVVLGVGIGSTFDGVAALAKEALLEPVDVMDEFEQEICDSVNELGIGPMGLGGDTTCIAVKVKRGHCHTASLPVAVNVQCWVNRRATVEVDMEGLF
- a CDS encoding ABC transporter substrate-binding protein, whose translation is MKKITGLFLVLMLTAGFMLIAGCTETPSQPGTEKKAEINFGYQPSTHQLAYMTAMKKGWWTENLAPYGITVDASKNEYLFPTGAPEMQAMLGGEIDVAYVGAAPVLSAIATGLDAKIVAAVQTQGSALVVKPDIEYTGPDSLKGHTIATFPSGTIQDTVLRDWLLSNGIDPESDVDIRPMGPGDAVTAITAGQIDAVFLPAPSPTIIKEDGYGKIVLNSGEMSPNHPCCVLVVSGKLIRENPDAVTEIVRTQIKASEYNLEHTDEAAQIYSDYTKNTKEVAAKSFENWDGEWVSDPNLIVDGVLSYVKSQNELGYIEKNLTADDIFDLSFYEKATATA
- a CDS encoding FumA C-terminus/TtdB family hydratase beta subunit translates to MIKTPVCLKTPLGDEVLELCAGDRVYLSGTIYTARDEAHLEMQKSGIPFNPKGAVIYHCGPVIKDGKVVAAGPTTSARLSNLCGFLIDAGVKAFIGKGGMGENVTEMLHKNGVYLAYTGGCAALAASRMSLKGVFYEELGMAEAVWEIEVNQLPLTVAIDSKGNDLYREVSDRAFEMFKKQQF
- a CDS encoding PKD domain-containing protein, which translates into the protein MIFFSAPVASASATSDEYGWNFTVIDTDGNAGGYCSVAFSPVTHNPVISYTEIVSKDLRVAWYDGSQWNINRDIAKNASYNDISFNSTGYPAIVFYSDTPEITLRLTGAKNFEWESSQNWDESIINPKVGTTKPSIVYNNSDIPFVSYFNSANKISYAYSINEIWQNFEISSSSGGSKYSSIALNPLTGYPAIVYLYPQSDQKIYYREYDGENWKSDKISYNSSNIGFGCSLAFNSDGYPGVSYVKNTGDLYYAWHNGISWNYILVDDVGSDSKERPYPYTSLDYNNSDCPGISYYDRRDGTNGDLKFATCNFEKVGDPSAWEIENVFFEADSGLYNDFGFDPETDLPYIAFYREDGENLNYGSLYFAMKGKTPEPDFNAIVYPVSSNMTVSFSDMTYSQTFAENYLWNFGDNSSYSGKNPPAHKYPCAGIYTVSLNVSNRFGESYCEKEITVPTFSNISVNKTSGTAPLHVMFSDKSIGVPDTWNLSFGDGSFYNTSDIFSDDGMGITHVYENPGNYTVSLSTEKNGIFNETVYEKFIVAEAYVNETGGNGNEDDGDGEDETGGNGNEDDSSENSNNNFKSSGSYYGNAPNKLYNVRCSPYLSSACSSNLKKGDIFSFYINTGFMRKFSAAFGEDVSNVMFEVSKVDFARDLFKEPLGPVYGYGAVHMSGAPESSVVALSASFEVSKNWLSDVSMTENDVTFLMYVLENKTWVELPVEFEGCDDEFCSYTVRIPKISYYAVSARKNTKHMPKNTMDLKDVLI